A stretch of Methanobrevibacter sp. YE315 DNA encodes these proteins:
- a CDS encoding ABC transporter substrate-binding protein: MDKKILIGIAAVAIIAIVAGAVLMGGSSTQRADDELVVAAYSHGGEPESGFDPILGWNYLAEPLIQSTLLKMTPDMTYKNDLATSWESNANFTEYTVKIRDGVKFTDNTTLDAEDVAFTYNMAKNNGTSELDFGSFENATAVDKNTVKFKLNTPDSTFVDKLAYLGIVPSDSYNNETYGSNPVGSGPYKFVQWDKGQQVILEKNPDYYGKQPEFNKLTILFEQNEAAFNAAKNKEVDVAAVPLAFANETVDGYDMKLLDTIDVRGMSFPITNNTGEKIDDAPVGNNITADKAIREALNYGINRTQIAQGALNGIGVPNYDGIAHTLPWANKDATIQDGDVEKAKQILSDAGWKDTDGDGIVEKNGTKASINVYYSASAPERQAIAVMVAEQAKQFGIEVNATGAEWDEIYKHEYSDLVVWGYGSTDPSDMKGKYYSQSFVDGVGNPGHYNNSVVDKHIDTAMGMERNASFAEWSAVSWDGNTGISPKGDAAWLWVGEIKYGYFVDKSLDISEDTALIQPHGGDIFSNICDWHRVSSIEK, from the coding sequence ATGGATAAAAAGATTTTAATTGGGATTGCAGCAGTAGCCATAATAGCTATTGTTGCTGGAGCCGTCCTTATGGGCGGTTCTTCTACACAAAGAGCTGACGATGAACTTGTAGTTGCTGCTTATAGTCACGGAGGAGAACCTGAATCTGGTTTTGATCCGATTCTTGGGTGGAACTACTTAGCAGAACCTTTGATACAATCAACACTGTTAAAAATGACACCAGATATGACCTATAAAAATGATTTGGCAACAAGTTGGGAATCAAATGCCAACTTTACAGAATATACCGTCAAAATCAGAGATGGCGTTAAATTTACTGATAACACAACATTAGATGCTGAAGATGTTGCATTTACATATAATATGGCTAAAAATAATGGAACAAGTGAATTAGACTTTGGTTCATTTGAAAATGCAACTGCAGTTGATAAAAATACTGTTAAATTTAAATTAAATACTCCTGATTCAACATTTGTCGATAAACTTGCATATTTAGGTATTGTACCTTCCGATTCATACAACAATGAAACTTATGGATCAAATCCTGTTGGTTCAGGACCATATAAATTTGTACAATGGGATAAAGGTCAACAAGTAATCTTAGAGAAAAATCCTGATTACTATGGAAAACAACCTGAATTTAATAAGTTAACAATTTTATTTGAACAAAACGAAGCTGCATTTAATGCTGCTAAAAATAAAGAAGTTGATGTAGCTGCTGTACCTTTAGCATTCGCTAACGAAACCGTTGATGGATATGACATGAAATTACTCGATACTATTGACGTAAGAGGTATGTCATTCCCTATCACTAACAATACTGGTGAAAAAATAGATGATGCACCAGTTGGAAACAATATTACTGCTGATAAAGCCATAAGAGAAGCATTGAATTATGGTATCAACAGAACTCAAATTGCTCAAGGAGCATTAAATGGTATTGGAGTACCTAACTATGATGGTATTGCACATACATTACCATGGGCTAATAAAGACGCAACAATCCAAGACGGTGATGTTGAAAAAGCTAAACAAATCCTAAGTGATGCTGGATGGAAAGATACCGACGGCGATGGAATTGTAGAAAAAAATGGTACAAAAGCATCTATTAACGTATACTACTCCGCATCTGCACCAGAAAGACAAGCAATTGCAGTTATGGTTGCTGAACAAGCAAAACAGTTTGGAATTGAAGTTAATGCAACCGGTGCTGAATGGGATGAAATCTATAAGCATGAATACAGTGACCTTGTTGTATGGGGATACGGTTCCACTGACCCATCAGATATGAAAGGTAAATACTACAGTCAAAGTTTCGTAGATGGTGTTGGTAACCCTGGACACTACAATAACAGTGTTGTTGATAAACACATTGATACAGCAATGGGAATGGAACGTAATGCTTCATTCGCTGAATGGTCTGCAGTATCTTGGGATGGAAACACTGGTATTTCACCTAAAGGTGATGCAGCATGGTTATGGGTTGGCGAAATCAAATACGGATACTTCGTAGATAAAAGTTTAGACATATCCGAAGACACTGCACTTATCCAACCACACGGTGGAGACATCTTCTCCAACATCTGTGATTGGCATCGTGTATCATCTATTGAAAAATAA
- a CDS encoding ABC transporter ATP-binding protein, with product MEKLLDVENVSISFIQYTQGLNQRDLKVITDLTLDISEGEILAVLGSSGSGKSLLAHAIFGILPENANLNGKIKYKGKELSQEDKEEIRGKDIVLVPQSVNFLDPLMKISDQAIGHTESDEERKQKKIKQREIFEHYNLGPEVDDMYPFQLSGGMARRVLVSTALLSDPKLVVADEPTPGLDQKTVEETLNHFKHMKDDGIGVLLITHDIHAALEVADRIGIFYSGYVIEIALAEDFSGDGENLLHPYTKALYKALPANGFELTKGHQPLHGEIPEGCPYYDRCEMRFDRCKQERPELIDLGNKKVRCFKYEGGI from the coding sequence ATGGAAAAATTATTAGATGTGGAGAATGTTTCAATTTCATTTATTCAATATACCCAAGGTTTAAATCAAAGGGATTTAAAAGTTATCACCGATTTAACCCTAGATATATCTGAAGGTGAAATATTGGCAGTATTGGGTTCAAGCGGATCAGGAAAAAGCTTACTCGCACATGCAATATTCGGAATTCTACCAGAAAACGCTAACTTAAACGGGAAAATCAAATACAAAGGCAAAGAACTATCACAAGAAGACAAAGAAGAAATCAGAGGAAAAGACATAGTGCTCGTGCCACAATCCGTGAACTTCCTTGACCCATTAATGAAAATATCAGACCAAGCAATCGGACACACCGAAAGTGACGAAGAAAGAAAGCAGAAAAAAATAAAGCAAAGGGAAATCTTTGAACACTATAACCTAGGACCTGAAGTTGATGACATGTATCCATTCCAACTTTCCGGAGGAATGGCAAGAAGGGTACTTGTTTCAACAGCACTACTATCCGATCCCAAACTAGTAGTTGCAGACGAACCGACTCCGGGACTCGACCAAAAAACAGTCGAAGAAACACTAAACCACTTTAAACACATGAAAGATGATGGAATAGGAGTACTTCTCATCACACACGACATTCACGCAGCACTAGAAGTAGCTGACAGAATCGGAATATTCTACTCAGGATATGTAATTGAAATCGCACTTGCCGAAGACTTCTCAGGAGACGGAGAAAACCTACTACATCCATACACAAAAGCACTTTACAAAGCACTGCCTGCAAACGGATTCGAACTAACAAAAGGACACCAGCCACTACACGGAGAAATCCCTGAAGGTTGCCCATACTACGACAGATGCGAAATGAGATTTGACAGATGCAAACAAGAAAGACCTGAATTAATTGACTTGGGTAACAAAAAAGTCAGATGCTTTAAATATGAAGGAGGAATATAA
- a CDS encoding ABC transporter permease, whose amino-acid sequence MINYEKLLKFLGKKIVRFFILLVFVILLSFILIDFSPINPVKTYISNVIISADQIAKLEAYWGVNEPITTKMFNWLGNVLQGNLGTSLIFRIPVIDVIKERFTASLVLMITSWIFSGVLGFLLGVVAGFKKDTIIDKAIKVYCYILQSAPAFWIALIMLMVFSIYLGWFPSGLGVPIGTLSEHVTFWEWLNRLILPMVTLSIVGVASITLYTRDKLIEVMNSDYFLFAKARGERGWDIIKRHGIRNILLPAITLQFLGFSELFGGAVLVEQIFTYPGIGQAAVSAGLRSDVPLLLGIVIFSAIFVYCGNLIADIVYNFVDPRIKEGEDDG is encoded by the coding sequence ATGATTAATTATGAAAAATTGTTAAAATTTTTAGGAAAAAAAATCGTGAGATTTTTTATATTACTTGTTTTTGTCATTTTATTAAGTTTCATACTAATTGATTTTTCTCCTATCAATCCTGTAAAAACATATATCAGTAATGTAATCATATCTGCAGATCAAATCGCAAAATTAGAAGCCTACTGGGGAGTGAATGAACCAATTACAACTAAAATGTTTAATTGGTTAGGGAATGTTCTTCAAGGAAATTTAGGGACTTCATTAATTTTTAGAATACCTGTAATTGATGTGATTAAAGAACGATTTACTGCATCTTTAGTATTAATGATAACTTCTTGGATATTTTCTGGAGTTTTAGGATTTTTATTAGGAGTTGTAGCAGGATTTAAAAAAGATACAATAATTGACAAAGCAATAAAAGTATATTGTTACATATTACAATCCGCACCTGCATTTTGGATAGCATTAATAATGCTTATGGTATTTAGTATATATCTAGGATGGTTCCCAAGTGGATTAGGTGTTCCAATAGGAACTTTAAGTGAACATGTTACATTTTGGGAATGGTTAAACCGTCTAATATTGCCAATGGTCACATTAAGTATTGTTGGAGTGGCTTCAATTACTTTATATACTCGTGATAAATTAATTGAAGTAATGAACAGCGATTACTTCCTATTTGCAAAAGCAAGAGGTGAGAGGGGTTGGGATATTATAAAAAGACATGGAATACGAAATATATTACTTCCTGCAATCACATTACAATTTTTAGGATTTTCAGAATTATTTGGTGGAGCCGTATTGGTTGAACAGATATTTACATATCCTGGAATTGGACAAGCAGCGGTGTCCGCAGGTCTTAGAAGTGATGTGCCATTACTTTTGGGAATTGTAATTTTTAGTGCAATATTTGTTTACTGCGGTAATTTAATAGCAGATATTGTTTACAACTTTGTTGATCCAAGAATTAAGGAAGGTGAAGATGATGGTTAA
- a CDS encoding GNAT family N-acetyltransferase — MNVTIKELSKNSEQIKDVQEFLFKMIKKEFGYDYVPEWHQDIIEIDEYYINPERNNFYVAYFEETGEIIATIGIRSYDKDFPEFRHLYSKDTTSSIWRLFVDERCRRCGLASKMFSVAENFANQVGYNDIYLHTHKNLDGALEFWTKMGFVVALDANDELETVHMDKKIQGLEINPSDNTMSYAVKL; from the coding sequence ATGAATGTTACTATTAAAGAATTAAGTAAAAATTCAGAACAGATTAAAGATGTTCAAGAATTTTTATTTAAAATGATAAAGAAAGAATTTGGCTATGATTATGTTCCGGAGTGGCATCAGGACATTATAGAAATTGATGAATATTATATCAATCCCGAAAGGAACAATTTTTATGTTGCATATTTTGAAGAAACTGGTGAAATCATAGCTACAATTGGTATAAGATCTTATGATAAGGATTTTCCAGAATTCAGACATCTTTACTCAAAAGACACTACTTCCAGTATTTGGAGGTTATTTGTTGATGAGAGATGTAGGCGTTGTGGTTTAGCTTCTAAAATGTTTAGTGTGGCTGAAAATTTTGCAAATCAGGTAGGTTACAATGACATTTATTTGCATACTCACAAAAATTTAGATGGAGCTCTTGAATTTTGGACAAAGATGGGTTTTGTTGTTGCATTGGATGCAAATGATGAATTGGAAACAGTCCATATGGATAAAAAAATTCAAGGTTTGGAAATTAATCCTTCAGATAATACTATGTCTTATGCTGTAAAATTATAG
- a CDS encoding ABC transporter permease, protein MVNPNRKSYNPLSRMNLRQKTLLTIALTVLILLLVVISSLFINSNDITTNFRIMNQPPSFEHLFGTDWMGRDMFTRTLKGLGLSVQIGTGASILSSIIAIAMALMGSINKYLDSLMSWLIDLFLSIPHILLIILISIALGGGAFGVTMGVAVTHWTSLARVLRAEIKQINTSDYVKLSQRFGKSKLWIARKHILPLVITQIIVGTILIFPHAIMHEASVTFLGFGLSPHEPAIGIILSESMKYLATGDWWLALFPGLALLILVLLFDIAGENIKKLLDPTSANE, encoded by the coding sequence ATGGTTAATCCTAATAGAAAAAGTTATAATCCCCTTTCAAGAATGAATTTGAGGCAAAAAACACTATTAACCATTGCTTTAACAGTCTTAATATTACTATTAGTAGTAATTTCAAGTTTATTCATCAATTCTAATGATATAACAACAAATTTCAGAATAATGAATCAACCACCAAGTTTTGAACATTTATTTGGAACTGATTGGATGGGTAGAGACATGTTTACCCGTACTTTAAAAGGTTTAGGATTAAGTGTTCAAATTGGAACAGGCGCATCAATATTAAGCAGTATTATTGCAATTGCAATGGCACTTATGGGAAGTATAAACAAATATTTAGACTCATTAATGTCTTGGTTAATTGATTTGTTCTTATCAATTCCACATATTCTATTAATTATATTAATCTCAATTGCTTTAGGTGGTGGAGCATTCGGTGTCACAATGGGTGTTGCAGTAACTCACTGGACTAGCCTTGCAAGAGTATTAAGAGCTGAAATTAAACAGATTAATACTTCTGATTATGTGAAACTATCTCAAAGGTTTGGAAAATCAAAATTGTGGATTGCAAGAAAGCATATATTGCCATTAGTTATTACACAGATTATTGTCGGAACAATTTTAATTTTCCCTCATGCAATCATGCACGAAGCAAGTGTAACCTTCTTAGGATTCGGTTTATCACCTCATGAACCTGCAATTGGTATTATCTTATCAGAATCAATGAAATACCTTGCAACCGGTGACTGGTGGTTGGCATTGTTCCCAGGATTAGCATTGTTAATCTTAGTATTATTATTCGATATCGCTGGAGAAAACATTAAAAAATTATTAGACCCAACAAGCGCTAATGAATAA
- a CDS encoding ABC transporter ATP-binding protein gives MELKATNISFKYPSAKKYLLKDINLELDNNKIIGLIGDSGSGKSTLCKILSGYVTKYEGSVTFDGNPLPTKGFKPVQLIYQHPEKVMNPKWKMDQVLKESWDVPDDFLKEFGIQKSWLTRFPQELSGGELQRFSVMRSLNPNTKFLIADEMTTMLDAITQVQILDSVLKIVKERKMGFLLVSHDMDLVDTICDDRIYLKDINNI, from the coding sequence ATGGAACTTAAAGCAACAAACATTTCATTCAAATATCCTTCTGCAAAAAAATATTTGCTGAAAGACATTAACTTAGAATTGGACAATAATAAAATAATTGGATTAATTGGAGACAGTGGAAGCGGGAAATCAACATTATGCAAAATACTTTCAGGATATGTTACAAAATATGAAGGTAGTGTAACATTTGATGGAAATCCTCTCCCTACAAAAGGATTTAAACCGGTCCAACTAATATATCAACACCCTGAAAAAGTAATGAATCCGAAATGGAAAATGGATCAAGTATTAAAAGAATCCTGGGATGTGCCGGATGATTTTTTAAAGGAGTTCGGTATTCAAAAAAGTTGGCTTACCAGATTTCCACAGGAGTTATCCGGTGGAGAGCTTCAAAGATTCTCAGTGATGAGATCATTAAATCCAAATACAAAATTCTTAATAGCTGATGAAATGACAACAATGCTTGATGCAATTACTCAAGTACAAATCTTAGATTCCGTATTAAAAATAGTAAAAGAAAGAAAAATGGGATTTTTACTTGTAAGTCACGACATGGATTTAGTTGACACTATCTGTGATGATAGAATATATCTAAAGGATATCAACAATATTTAA
- a CDS encoding ABC transporter ATP-binding protein translates to MELKATNISFKYPSSKEYILKDIDIQLDNTKITGLVGDSGSGKSTLCKILSGYVTKYEGNVTLDGKELPLKEYCPVQLIFQHPEKVMNPKWKMSAVLEESWMPDDALLEEFGIQKSWLTRFPQELSGGELQRFSVLRALNPKTQFIIADEMTTMLDAITQVQIITSVIDIVKKRNMGMLLVSHDMPLVDTICDEVIYLKDINGV, encoded by the coding sequence ATGGAACTTAAAGCAACAAACATTTCATTCAAATATCCTTCATCTAAAGAATACATATTAAAGGATATTGACATACAGCTAGACAACACTAAAATTACAGGTTTGGTTGGCGACAGCGGCAGTGGGAAATCTACATTATGTAAAATACTTTCCGGTTATGTTACTAAGTATGAAGGAAACGTTACATTAGATGGTAAAGAATTGCCTTTAAAAGAGTATTGTCCAGTTCAGTTAATTTTTCAACATCCTGAGAAAGTAATGAATCCGAAATGGAAAATGTCTGCTGTTCTAGAAGAATCCTGGATGCCTGATGATGCTCTTTTAGAAGAATTTGGTATTCAAAAAAGTTGGCTTACCAGATTTCCACAAGAACTATCTGGAGGAGAACTTCAAAGATTTTCCGTATTAAGAGCCCTTAACCCAAAAACACAATTTATAATAGCTGATGAAATGACAACAATGCTTGACGCAATCACACAAGTACAAATCATAACTTCAGTTATTGATATTGTGAAAAAAAGAAATATGGGAATGCTACTTGTAAGTCACGATATGCCTCTTGTAGATACAATCTGTGATGAAGTAATTTATTTAAAAGATATTAATGGTGTTTAA
- a CDS encoding MATE family efflux transporter — protein sequence MLSNDSSNVDIMLGNPKKALIKMSIPLIISLLITSFYNLIDAAWVSGLGADALAGVGFFTPIFMILVGFGNGLGSGAAFAISKYVGEENKLKADNASVHSIIIDIIVSLIVTILLLVFLNPILNAMGAGQTIGYATDYGIVILLGSVFIILSNALYGIFRGEGDTTRPMYAMIASAILNMILDPIFIYTLNLGVKGAAIATIISAIFVIFILIYWFYIKKDTYLKPNLANFDFKKDISIDVIKVGIPASIQLLNNAFFAAVFSALLAYVGSTDSVAVYSTGWRIVTIGTTPLLAIGTALISVIAANYGAKNYKNIQIVHRYAMKVSIIIAIFVAILTNVFAGDIASIFASSGSSARILGELTSFLSWIVIYYPTMAVGVASTYVFQGIGKGITAMFQTIMRETGFTIFFAVLLGVVLGYGVWGAWMGIVLGEVVSNNITMIWADWQIKKLMNING from the coding sequence ATGTTAAGCAATGATTCATCAAATGTAGATATAATGTTGGGTAATCCTAAAAAAGCATTGATAAAAATGTCTATACCATTGATTATTTCACTGCTTATCACTAGTTTTTATAATTTAATTGATGCTGCATGGGTGTCTGGACTTGGAGCCGATGCACTTGCGGGTGTTGGATTTTTCACACCAATATTCATGATTCTAGTTGGTTTTGGAAATGGTTTGGGCTCAGGTGCGGCTTTTGCAATTTCAAAATATGTCGGCGAAGAAAATAAATTAAAAGCGGACAATGCATCTGTTCATTCTATTATTATAGATATTATCGTTTCATTAATCGTAACTATTTTATTGCTTGTTTTTTTAAATCCAATTTTAAATGCAATGGGTGCAGGCCAAACAATCGGATACGCTACAGATTATGGGATTGTAATTCTTTTAGGGTCTGTTTTTATAATTCTTTCTAATGCATTATACGGTATTTTTAGAGGTGAAGGTGATACTACTCGTCCGATGTATGCAATGATTGCATCAGCTATTTTAAACATGATTTTAGACCCAATTTTTATCTATACTTTAAATCTAGGTGTTAAAGGTGCAGCTATTGCGACAATCATTTCAGCAATATTTGTGATTTTTATTCTGATTTATTGGTTTTATATTAAAAAAGATACATATTTGAAGCCTAATTTAGCTAATTTCGATTTTAAAAAAGATATTTCAATAGATGTCATTAAAGTCGGCATTCCTGCAAGCATCCAACTTTTAAATAATGCATTTTTTGCAGCTGTCTTTTCCGCGCTTTTGGCTTATGTCGGTTCAACCGATTCGGTGGCGGTTTATTCAACTGGCTGGAGAATCGTGACTATTGGAACAACACCCCTATTAGCTATCGGAACAGCTTTGATTAGTGTCATTGCCGCCAATTATGGTGCCAAAAACTATAAGAATATCCAAATAGTCCATAGATATGCCATGAAAGTATCTATAATAATCGCAATATTTGTAGCTATTTTGACTAATGTCTTTGCAGGGGATATTGCTTCTATTTTTGCTTCATCAGGGAGTAGTGCCAGGATTTTAGGAGAACTTACCAGTTTTCTCTCATGGATTGTAATATATTATCCAACAATGGCAGTTGGTGTTGCTTCAACTTATGTTTTTCAAGGTATTGGAAAAGGAATTACTGCGATGTTTCAAACAATAATGAGGGAGACAGGTTTTACAATATTTTTCGCGGTTTTATTAGGTGTTGTTTTAGGTTATGGTGTATGGGGAGCTTGGATGGGTATTGTTTTGGGTGAAGTTGTTTCAAATAACATTACGATGATTTGGGCGGATTGGCAAATTAAAAAATTAATGAATATTAATGGTTAA
- a CDS encoding ABC transporter ATP-binding protein translates to MEKLLDVENVSISFIQYTQGLNQRDLKVITDLTLDISEGEILAVLGSSGSGKSLLAHAIFGILPENANLNGKIKYKGKELSQEDKEEIRGKDIVLVPQSVNFLDPLMKISDQAIGHTESDEEKKAKKQKQREIFEHYNLGSEVDDMYPFQLSGGMARRVLVSTALLSDPRLVVADEPTPGLDQKTVEETLNHFKHMKEDGIGVLLITHDIHAALEVADRIGIFYSGYVIEIALKEDFTGDGENLLHPYTKALYKALPANGFELTKGHQPLHGEIPVGCPYYDRCEMRFDRCKQERPELIDLGNKKVRCFKYEGGI, encoded by the coding sequence ATGGAGAAATTATTAGATGTGGAAAATGTTTCAATTTCATTTATTCAATATACTCAAGGTTTAAATCAAAGGGATTTAAAAGTTATCACCGATTTAACCCTGGATATATCTGAAGGTGAAATATTGGCAGTATTGGGTTCAAGCGGATCAGGAAAAAGCTTACTCGCACATGCAATATTCGGAATTCTACCAGAAAACGCTAACTTAAACGGGAAAATCAAATACAAAGGCAAAGAACTATCACAAGAAGACAAAGAAGAAATCAGAGGAAAAGACATAGTACTCGTGCCACAATCCGTGAACTTCCTAGATCCCCTAATGAAAATATCAGACCAAGCAATCGGACACACCGAAAGTGACGAAGAGAAAAAAGCAAAAAAACAAAAACAAAGAGAAATCTTCGAGCACTACAACCTAGGATCAGAAGTAGATGACATGTACCCATTCCAACTATCAGGAGGGATGGCAAGAAGAGTACTTGTTTCAACAGCACTACTATCCGACCCTAGACTAGTTGTAGCAGACGAGCCAACACCAGGACTCGACCAAAAAACAGTCGAAGAAACACTAAACCACTTCAAACACATGAAAGAAGACGGAATAGGAGTACTACTCATCACACACGACATCCACGCAGCACTAGAAGTAGCTGACAGAATAGGAATATTCTACTCAGGATACGTAATCGAAATCGCACTAAAAGAAGACTTCACTGGAGACGGAGAAAACCTGCTACATCCATACACAAAAGCACTTTATAAGGCACTACCAGCAAACGGATTCGAACTAACAAAAGGACACCAGCCACTACACGGAGAAATCCCAGTTGGGTGCCCATACTACGACAGATGCGAAATGAGATTTGACAGATGCAAACAAGAAAGACCTGAATTAATTGACTTGGGTAACAAAAAAGTCAGATGCTTTAAATATGAAGGAGGAATATAA